From the Acidovorax carolinensis genome, one window contains:
- a CDS encoding VOC family protein: protein MASTNTPRPFKVLGIQQVAIGGTDKQRMKTLWVDMLGLEQTGTFQSERENVDEDILAMGQGAFKVEVDIMQPLDIDKKPAVHTTPLNHIGLWIDDLAAAVEWLTAQGVRFAPGGVRKGAAGYDICFLHPKSNDEFPIAGEGVLIELVQAPQDVIAALG from the coding sequence ATGGCAAGCACGAACACACCACGCCCCTTCAAGGTGCTGGGCATCCAGCAGGTCGCCATTGGCGGCACCGACAAGCAGCGCATGAAGACCCTGTGGGTGGACATGCTGGGCCTTGAACAGACCGGCACGTTCCAGAGCGAGCGCGAAAACGTCGATGAGGACATCCTGGCCATGGGGCAGGGCGCTTTCAAGGTGGAGGTGGACATCATGCAGCCGCTCGACATCGACAAGAAACCTGCCGTGCACACCACGCCACTCAACCACATCGGCCTGTGGATCGACGACCTGGCCGCCGCAGTCGAGTGGTTGACCGCGCAGGGCGTACGCTTTGCGCCGGGCGGCGTGCGCAAGGGCGCAGCGGGTTACGACATCTGCTTTTTGCACCCCAAGAGCAACGATGAGTTTCCGATTGCGGGCGAGGGCGTGCTCATCGAACTGGTGCAGGCGCCGCAGGATGTCATTGCGGCTCTGGGCTGA
- a CDS encoding acetyl-CoA carboxylase biotin carboxylase subunit → MFTKILIANRGEIACRVIATARKMGIATVAVYSDADKEARHVKLADEAVHIGAAPSRESYLLAEKIIAACKQTGAQAVHPGYGFLSENEAFAKRCEDEGIAFIGPKAHSIAAMGDKIASKKLANEAKVNTIPGYNDAIAGPEQAVEIAKGIGYPVMIKASAGGGGKGLRVAFNDKEAFEGFASCQNEARNSFGDDRIFIEKFVQEPRHIEIQVLGDSHGNVIYLNERECSIQRRHQKVIEEAPSPFISDATRKAMGEQAVQLAKAVKYQSAGTVEFVVGKDQDFYFLEMNTRLQVEHPVTECITGLDLVELMIRVAAGEALPLTQADVKRDGWAIECRINAEDPFRNFLPSTGRLVRFQPPEESMFQSDTTKKLGVRVDTGVYEGGEIPMYYDSMIAKLIVHGTDRNDAITKMRAALNGFVIRGISSNIPFQAALLAHPKFVTGDFNTGFIAENYSKGFAAEDVPHEDPLFLVALAAYMNRRYRARASGISGQLAGHEVRVGEEFVVVTLGAEGKNQHHDVTVTDFEMEGKLRSSAVAVGGNSYQISSTATLGQIRVQGACNGQGFTAQVERGVGKNPLALRIAHNGTQIEALVLSPLGARLHKLMPFKAPPDLSKFLLSPMPGLLVDVAVQPGQKVQAGEKLAVIEAMKMENILFAAQDGVVGKITAGKGESLAVDQVILEFQ, encoded by the coding sequence ATGTTTACCAAAATCCTGATCGCGAACCGGGGCGAGATTGCGTGTAGGGTCATCGCCACCGCCCGCAAGATGGGCATCGCCACCGTGGCCGTCTACTCCGATGCCGACAAGGAAGCGCGTCATGTCAAGCTGGCCGATGAAGCCGTGCACATTGGTGCTGCGCCTTCGCGCGAGTCGTATCTGCTGGCCGAAAAGATCATTGCCGCCTGCAAGCAGACCGGCGCCCAGGCCGTGCACCCCGGCTATGGCTTTCTGTCGGAAAACGAAGCCTTCGCCAAGCGCTGCGAAGACGAGGGCATTGCCTTCATCGGCCCCAAGGCGCATTCGATTGCGGCCATGGGCGACAAGATCGCGTCCAAAAAGCTGGCGAATGAAGCCAAGGTCAACACCATACCCGGCTACAACGACGCCATTGCGGGCCCCGAACAGGCCGTCGAGATTGCCAAGGGCATTGGCTACCCCGTGATGATCAAAGCATCGGCTGGCGGCGGCGGCAAGGGCTTGCGCGTGGCGTTCAACGACAAGGAAGCGTTTGAAGGCTTTGCCAGCTGCCAGAACGAAGCCCGCAACAGCTTTGGCGACGACCGCATCTTCATCGAGAAGTTTGTGCAGGAGCCGCGCCATATCGAGATCCAGGTGCTGGGCGACAGCCACGGCAACGTGATCTATCTGAACGAGCGCGAGTGCTCCATCCAGCGCCGCCACCAGAAGGTGATTGAAGAGGCGCCATCGCCCTTCATTTCGGACGCCACGCGCAAGGCCATGGGCGAGCAGGCCGTGCAGCTGGCCAAGGCCGTGAAGTACCAGAGCGCGGGCACGGTGGAGTTCGTGGTTGGCAAGGACCAGGACTTCTATTTTCTGGAGATGAACACCCGCCTGCAGGTGGAGCACCCGGTGACGGAATGCATCACCGGCCTGGACCTGGTGGAGCTGATGATCCGCGTGGCGGCGGGCGAGGCGCTGCCCCTCACGCAAGCCGACGTGAAGCGCGACGGCTGGGCCATCGAGTGCCGCATTAACGCTGAAGACCCGTTCCGCAATTTTTTGCCGTCCACCGGCCGTCTGGTGCGCTTTCAGCCACCGGAAGAGTCGATGTTCCAGTCCGACACGACCAAGAAGCTGGGCGTGCGCGTGGACACGGGCGTGTATGAAGGCGGCGAGATCCCCATGTATTACGACTCGATGATCGCCAAGCTCATCGTGCACGGCACCGACCGCAACGACGCCATCACCAAGATGCGCGCGGCGCTCAACGGCTTTGTGATTCGCGGCATCAGCAGCAATATCCCGTTCCAGGCGGCACTGCTGGCACACCCGAAGTTTGTGACCGGCGATTTCAACACCGGCTTCATCGCCGAAAACTACAGCAAGGGCTTTGCGGCCGAAGACGTGCCGCATGAAGACCCGCTGTTCCTGGTGGCGCTGGCCGCCTACATGAACCGCCGCTACCGTGCGCGCGCCTCGGGCATCAGCGGCCAGTTGGCCGGACACGAGGTGAGGGTGGGCGAAGAATTTGTGGTGGTCACGCTGGGTGCCGAGGGCAAGAATCAGCACCACGACGTGACGGTGACTGATTTCGAGATGGAAGGCAAACTGCGCTCCAGTGCAGTGGCCGTGGGCGGCAATAGCTATCAGATCAGCAGCACGGCCACGCTCGGCCAGATCCGCGTGCAGGGCGCCTGCAACGGCCAGGGCTTCACGGCCCAGGTGGAGCGCGGCGTGGGCAAGAACCCGCTGGCGCTGCGCATTGCCCACAACGGCACACAGATCGAGGCGCTGGTGTTGTCGCCGCTGGGCGCGCGCTTGCACAAGCTGATGCCCTTCAAGGCGCCGCCGGACCTGTCCAAGTTCCTGCTCTCGCCCATGCCTGGCTTGCTGGTCGACGTGGCGGTGCAGCCCGGCCAGAAGGTGCAGGCCGGCGAAAAGCTGGCCGTGATCGAAGCCATGAAGATGGAGAACATTTTGTTTGCCGCCCAGGATGGTGTGGTGGGCAAGATCACGGCAGGCAAGGGTGAATCGCTGGCGGTGGACCAGGTCATTCTGGAATTTCAATGA
- the scpA gene encoding methylmalonyl-CoA mutase, with protein sequence MSDKPHKNSPEFAAASLEAWTKAAAKSAPGGDVNALNWVTPDGITVKPLYTAEDTANLPYANTLPGFEPYLRGPQATMYAVRPWTIRQYAGFSTAEESNAFYRKALAAGGQGVSVAFDLATHRGYDSDHPRVTGDVGKAGVAIDSVEDMKILFDQIPLDRVSVSMTMNGAVLPVLAGYVVAAEEQGVSQDKLSGTIQNDILKEFMVRNTYIYPPKPSMRIIGDIIGYTAKNMPKFNSISISGYHMQEAGANQALELAFTLADGKEYVKTAIATGLDVDEFAGRLSFFWAIGMNFYLEVAKMRAARLLWCRIMKETGAKNPKSLMLRTHCQTSGWSLTEQDPYNNIVRTTIEAMAAVFGGTQSLHTNALDEAIALPTEFSSRIARNTQLIIQEETHITNVVDPWAGSYMMEKLTQEMMDAAWKIIEEVEAMGGMTQAVDSGWAKLKIEAAAAEKQARIDSGKDVIVGVNKYKLAKEDPVDILQIDNVMVRDGQIARLEKIKANRDKAKVQQALDALTSAAEDGSGNLLDLSIKAMRLRATVGEVSDALEKVYGRHRADTQKVTGVYAAAYDSAEGWDKLKTEINEFAETQGRRPRVMIAKLGQDGHDRGAKVVATAFADLGFDVDMGPLFQTPEECARQAIENDVHAVGVSTLAAGHKTLVPAIIQSLKDQGADDIIVFVGGVIPVQDYEHLYEAGVKGIYGPGTPIPASAKDVLEQIRKAVA encoded by the coding sequence ATGAGTGACAAGCCCCATAAAAATTCCCCCGAGTTCGCTGCCGCTTCGCTGGAAGCCTGGACCAAGGCCGCTGCCAAGTCGGCCCCCGGTGGCGATGTGAACGCCCTCAATTGGGTTACGCCCGACGGCATCACCGTCAAACCGCTGTACACCGCCGAGGACACGGCCAACCTGCCCTACGCCAACACCTTGCCCGGTTTCGAGCCCTACCTGCGCGGCCCCCAGGCCACCATGTACGCCGTGCGCCCCTGGACGATTCGTCAATACGCAGGCTTTTCCACCGCCGAAGAATCGAACGCTTTCTACCGCAAGGCGCTGGCCGCAGGCGGGCAGGGCGTGTCGGTGGCGTTCGACCTGGCCACGCACCGTGGCTACGACAGCGACCACCCGCGCGTGACCGGCGACGTGGGCAAGGCTGGCGTGGCGATTGATTCGGTCGAGGACATGAAGATCCTGTTCGACCAGATTCCGCTCGACAGGGTGAGCGTGTCCATGACCATGAACGGCGCCGTGCTGCCCGTGCTGGCGGGCTATGTGGTGGCGGCCGAGGAACAGGGCGTGAGCCAGGACAAGCTCTCCGGAACCATTCAGAACGACATTCTGAAAGAGTTCATGGTGCGCAACACCTATATCTACCCGCCCAAGCCCTCGATGCGCATCATCGGCGACATCATCGGCTACACGGCCAAAAACATGCCCAAGTTCAACTCGATCTCGATCTCGGGTTACCACATGCAGGAAGCCGGTGCCAACCAGGCACTCGAACTCGCCTTCACGCTGGCCGACGGCAAGGAGTACGTGAAGACGGCCATCGCCACGGGCCTCGATGTGGACGAATTCGCCGGGCGGCTGTCGTTCTTCTGGGCGATTGGTATGAACTTCTACCTGGAAGTCGCCAAGATGCGGGCTGCGCGCCTGCTGTGGTGCCGCATCATGAAGGAGACCGGCGCCAAGAACCCCAAGAGCCTGATGCTGCGCACGCACTGCCAGACTTCGGGCTGGTCGCTCACCGAGCAAGACCCGTACAACAACATCGTGCGCACCACCATCGAGGCCATGGCGGCGGTGTTTGGTGGCACGCAAAGCCTGCACACCAATGCGCTCGACGAAGCGATTGCGCTGCCCACCGAGTTCTCATCGCGCATCGCCCGCAATACGCAGCTCATCATCCAGGAAGAGACGCACATCACCAACGTGGTCGACCCCTGGGCCGGCAGCTACATGATGGAAAAGCTGACCCAGGAAATGATGGACGCCGCCTGGAAGATCATCGAAGAGGTCGAAGCCATGGGCGGCATGACCCAAGCCGTGGACAGCGGCTGGGCCAAGCTCAAGATCGAAGCGGCTGCCGCTGAGAAGCAGGCGCGCATCGATAGCGGCAAGGACGTGATCGTGGGCGTCAACAAATACAAGCTGGCCAAGGAAGACCCGGTCGATATCCTGCAGATCGACAACGTGATGGTGCGCGATGGGCAGATTGCCCGCTTGGAGAAAATCAAGGCAAATCGCGATAAGGCCAAGGTGCAGCAAGCGCTGGATGCTCTCACTTCTGCAGCAGAAGACGGCAGCGGCAACCTGCTGGACCTGTCCATCAAGGCCATGCGCCTGCGCGCCACGGTGGGCGAGGTGTCGGATGCGCTGGAAAAGGTTTATGGGCGCCACCGCGCCGATACGCAAAAGGTGACCGGTGTGTACGCTGCCGCTTATGACTCGGCCGAGGGCTGGGACAAACTCAAGACCGAGATCAACGAATTCGCCGAAACCCAGGGCCGCCGCCCCCGCGTGATGATCGCCAAGCTGGGTCAGGACGGCCACGACCGCGGCGCCAAGGTGGTGGCCACGGCCTTTGCCGACCTGGGCTTCGACGTGGACATGGGCCCGCTGTTCCAGACGCCCGAAGAATGCGCCCGCCAAGCGATTGAAAACGACGTGCACGCCGTGGGCGTGTCGACCTTGGCCGCCGGCCACAAGACGCTGGTGCCCGCCATCATCCAGTCGCTCAAGGACCAGGGCGCCGACGACATCATCGTGTTTGTCGGCGGCGTGATCCCGGTGCAGGACTATGAGCACCTGTACGAAGCGGGTGTGAAGGGCATCTACGGCCCAGGCACACCGATTCCCGCCAGCGCCAAGGATGTGCTGGAGCAGATTCGCAAGGCGGTGGCGTGA
- the meaB gene encoding methylmalonyl Co-A mutase-associated GTPase MeaB, which translates to MLHGNAAVQRRAMSKAITLLESTRADHRAQGDELLTQLLPHTGKAFRLGISGVPGVGKSTFIEALGLYLIGQGHRVAVLTIDPSSTVSGGSILGDKTRMEHLSMHEKAYIRPSPSSGTLGGVAEKTREAMLVCEAAGYDVVIVETVGVGQSEIAVNGMTDMFVLLQLPNAGDDLQAIKKGVMEIADLVVINKADIDKNAATRAEAQITSSLRILSQHGNPENAHHNETLWHPKVVQISALLGQGVDAFWAAVTQFRQLQTANGRLASRREKQALAWMWERIDAGLKLAFRQHPQVRQLLPQMQADVAAGRIAASTAARNLLLAQSSQAQTAIK; encoded by the coding sequence ATGTTGCATGGCAATGCTGCCGTGCAGCGCCGCGCCATGTCCAAAGCCATCACGCTGCTCGAATCGACCCGCGCCGACCACCGCGCGCAGGGCGACGAGCTGCTCACCCAACTCCTGCCCCACACCGGCAAGGCGTTTCGCTTAGGGATCAGCGGCGTGCCCGGTGTGGGCAAGTCCACCTTCATCGAAGCCCTGGGCCTGTACCTGATCGGCCAGGGCCACCGCGTGGCCGTGCTCACCATCGACCCGTCCAGCACCGTCTCGGGCGGCTCCATCCTGGGCGACAAGACGCGCATGGAACACCTGTCGATGCACGAAAAAGCCTATATCCGCCCCAGCCCGTCGAGTGGCACGCTGGGCGGCGTGGCCGAGAAAACGCGCGAGGCCATGCTGGTCTGCGAGGCCGCAGGCTACGACGTGGTCATCGTCGAAACCGTGGGCGTGGGCCAGAGCGAGATTGCCGTCAATGGCATGACCGACATGTTCGTTTTGCTGCAGCTGCCCAATGCGGGCGACGATCTGCAAGCCATCAAGAAGGGCGTGATGGAGATTGCCGACCTGGTGGTCATCAACAAGGCCGATATTGACAAGAACGCCGCCACGCGCGCCGAGGCGCAGATCACCTCAAGCCTGCGCATCCTGAGTCAGCATGGCAACCCCGAAAACGCCCACCACAACGAAACCCTGTGGCACCCCAAGGTGGTGCAGATCAGCGCGCTGCTGGGGCAGGGCGTGGACGCCTTCTGGGCCGCCGTCACGCAGTTTCGCCAGTTGCAAACCGCCAATGGCCGCCTGGCCTCGCGGCGCGAAAAGCAGGCGCTGGCCTGGATGTGGGAGCGCATCGACGCGGGCCTCAAGCTCGCGTTTCGCCAGCATCCACAGGTACGCCAATTGCTGCCGCAAATGCAGGCCGATGTGGCGGCGGGGCGCATCGCGGCCTCCACTGCAGCACGAAATCTGCTGCTGGCGCAATCCAGTCAAGCGCAAACAGCTATCAAATAA
- a CDS encoding GntR family transcriptional regulator has product MSALTLTPRALYVEVAEQLRQRIFRRELEPGSWIDELKIAEEFGISRTPLREALKVLAAEGLVTMKVRRGAYVTEMSDKDLRDVYHLLSLLESDAAGVVATTATPAQLKELQDLHDELEAAASERERFFAVNERFHMRLLELADNRWRSQMVADLRKVMKLNRHNSLLKQGRIEDSLNEHRAILAAMVARDGKATVKAMQAHFAQGLEAAA; this is encoded by the coding sequence ATGTCTGCCCTCACCCTCACGCCCCGCGCCCTCTATGTTGAAGTGGCCGAGCAGTTGCGCCAGCGCATTTTCCGCCGCGAGCTCGAACCCGGCAGCTGGATTGATGAATTGAAGATTGCAGAGGAATTCGGCATCAGCCGCACCCCCCTGCGCGAAGCGCTCAAGGTGCTGGCGGCCGAGGGCCTGGTCACGATGAAGGTGCGCCGTGGCGCCTATGTGACCGAGATGAGCGACAAAGACCTGCGCGACGTTTACCACCTGCTCAGCCTGCTGGAGAGCGACGCGGCCGGCGTGGTGGCCACCACCGCCACACCAGCGCAACTGAAAGAATTGCAGGACCTGCATGACGAGCTGGAAGCCGCCGCCAGCGAGCGCGAGCGCTTTTTTGCCGTGAACGAGCGTTTTCACATGCGGCTGCTGGAGCTGGCCGACAACCGCTGGCGCAGCCAGATGGTGGCCGACCTGCGCAAGGTGATGAAGCTCAACCGCCACAACTCGCTGCTCAAGCAGGGGCGCATCGAAGATTCACTGAACGAGCACCGCGCCATCCTGGCGGCCATGGTGGCGCGCGATGGCAAGGCCACGGTGAAGGCCATGCAGGCGCATTTTGCGCAGGGGCTGGAAGCGGCGGCCTGA
- a CDS encoding YgaP family membrane protein, which produces MNINVGTIDRVLRIVAGLVLIALAATGTVGWWGWLGVVPLATGLFRFCPAYTLLGVNTCPMKK; this is translated from the coding sequence ATGAACATCAACGTTGGAACCATTGACCGTGTATTGCGCATCGTGGCCGGTCTGGTGCTGATCGCCCTGGCTGCCACCGGCACTGTGGGCTGGTGGGGCTGGCTGGGCGTGGTGCCATTGGCCACCGGCCTGTTTCGCTTCTGCCCGGCCTACACCTTGCTGGGCGTCAACACCTGCCCCATGAAGAAGTAA
- a CDS encoding rhodanese-like domain-containing protein: MEPTTFPQPAAPLVVDVRSPGEFEAGHVDGAINLPLDRLGTECAQALPDKSMPLVLCCLSGARSGMAAQWLRQQGYQQVSNGGSVGSVSLQLQRPIRRG; encoded by the coding sequence ATGGAACCCACCACCTTCCCACAGCCCGCCGCGCCCCTGGTGGTCGATGTGCGCTCGCCCGGCGAATTTGAGGCTGGCCACGTAGACGGCGCCATCAACCTGCCGCTGGACCGCCTGGGCACCGAATGCGCGCAGGCCTTGCCCGACAAATCCATGCCGCTTGTGCTCTGCTGCCTTTCGGGTGCACGCTCGGGCATGGCGGCGCAGTGGCTGCGGCAGCAGGGCTACCAGCAGGTGAGCAATGGTGGCTCGGTGGGCAGCGTTTCGTTGCAACTGCAGCGGCCCATACGCCGCGGTTGA
- a CDS encoding ferric reductase-like transmembrane domain-containing protein, translating into MRNIKRFFWTFLCLLTGLWLISDLMNWSAPANFFAWRSVLMQYSGVLGIGVMSVAMVLAVRPVVFEPYLGGLDKMYRLHKWLGISGLVISVAHWLLAQGTKWMVGWGWLQRPARGPRPQLLDAPIQQFFLNQRGLAESIGEWAFYAAVLLMVLALVKRFPYRYFFKTHRLLAVAYLALVWHSVVLLKFDYWSGVLGPVMAVLMAVGTVAALMVLFRRVAVGRQVVGEVTGIRRHESLDVIAVDIQCKGRWAGHESGQFAFVTLHADEGPHPYTISSAWTGDGRITFIIKALGDYTRTLSESVHIGDVVKLEGPYGQFTFQGAHPRQIWVGAGIGITPFIARMKALAAAPDGKTIDLFHPTAVYDEHAIGLMTRDAEAAGVRLHVLWSQRDGQLNAARLTGQVPDWRDADIWFCGPAPFGQSLKKDLVAMGLPEGRFHQELFQMR; encoded by the coding sequence ATGCGCAACATCAAACGTTTTTTCTGGACCTTTCTCTGCCTCCTGACGGGGCTGTGGCTGATTAGCGATCTGATGAACTGGTCGGCGCCCGCCAACTTTTTTGCCTGGCGGTCGGTGCTGATGCAATACAGCGGGGTGCTGGGCATTGGCGTCATGAGCGTGGCCATGGTGCTGGCTGTGCGCCCGGTGGTGTTCGAGCCCTATCTGGGCGGGCTGGACAAGATGTACCGCCTGCACAAATGGCTGGGCATTTCGGGCCTGGTGATTTCGGTGGCCCACTGGCTGCTGGCCCAGGGCACCAAGTGGATGGTGGGCTGGGGCTGGCTGCAGCGCCCCGCGCGCGGCCCGCGGCCGCAATTGCTGGATGCGCCCATCCAGCAGTTCTTTTTGAACCAGCGCGGCCTGGCCGAGAGCATTGGCGAATGGGCCTTTTATGCTGCCGTGCTGCTGATGGTGCTGGCGCTGGTCAAACGGTTTCCCTACCGGTATTTCTTCAAGACGCACCGCCTGCTGGCCGTGGCCTATCTGGCGCTGGTGTGGCACTCGGTGGTCTTGCTGAAGTTTGATTACTGGAGCGGCGTGCTCGGCCCGGTGATGGCGGTGCTGATGGCTGTGGGCACGGTGGCTGCGCTGATGGTGCTTTTCCGGCGGGTGGCGGTGGGCCGCCAGGTGGTGGGCGAGGTGACCGGCATCCGGCGCCATGAATCGTTGGACGTGATCGCGGTGGACATCCAGTGCAAGGGCCGGTGGGCGGGGCACGAGTCGGGCCAGTTTGCCTTTGTCACGCTGCATGCCGACGAGGGGCCGCACCCCTACACCATTTCGTCCGCCTGGACGGGCGACGGGCGCATCACGTTCATCATCAAGGCGCTGGGCGACTACACCCGCACGCTCAGCGAGAGCGTGCACATTGGCGATGTGGTCAAGCTGGAAGGGCCTTACGGCCAGTTCACCTTCCAGGGCGCGCATCCGCGGCAGATCTGGGTGGGTGCAGGAATTGGCATCACGCCGTTCATTGCCCGCATGAAGGCGCTGGCGGCAGCGCCGGATGGCAAGACCATCGACCTGTTTCACCCCACCGCGGTTTACGACGAGCATGCCATCGGCCTGATGACCCGCGACGCCGAGGCCGCCGGTGTGCGTCTGCATGTACTCTGGAGCCAGCGCGACGGCCAGCTCAACGCGGCGCGACTGACGGGGCAGGTGCCCGACTGGCGCGATGCCGATATCTGGTTCTGCGGTCCGGCGCCCTTTGGCCAGTCGCTGAAAAAAGACCTCGTGGCGATGGGGCTGCCCGAAGGGCGCTTTCACCAGGAGTTGTTTCAAATGCGGTAA
- a CDS encoding rhodanese-like domain-containing protein encodes MKTAHDLVAAAKTRVQEIPVDQAEQAIREADVLIDVREADEYQAGHLPGAIHASRGLLEFKLSSTPALTSRDLKVVLYCKTSGRAALAACAMQDMGYLQVQSIAGGFDAWQAAGKPVVKPVAPSFE; translated from the coding sequence ATGAAAACCGCCCACGACCTGGTGGCCGCTGCCAAGACCCGGGTCCAGGAAATCCCCGTGGACCAGGCCGAGCAGGCCATTCGCGAAGCCGACGTGCTGATCGATGTGCGCGAGGCCGACGAATACCAGGCCGGCCACCTGCCTGGCGCCATCCATGCCTCGCGCGGCCTGCTGGAGTTCAAGCTCAGCAGCACACCGGCGTTGACATCGCGCGACCTCAAGGTGGTTCTCTATTGCAAGACCAGTGGTCGCGCCGCGCTGGCTGCGTGCGCGATGCAGGACATGGGCTATCTGCAGGTGCAGTCGATTGCCGGCGGGTTTGATGCCTGGCAGGCCGCCGGCAAGCCCGTGGTCAAGCCCGTGGCGCCCTCGTTCGAGTAA
- the bioB gene encoding biotin synthase BioB — protein sequence MPSSATPTTSQPLHLHRRVTPAVAQGPWTVDAIQALLDKPLMDLLFEAQTVHRQHWPEGDIELATLLSVKTGGCPENCGYCPQSAEFDTGVKAEKLMEVDEVVRAAQAAKDAGATRFCMGAAWRAPKDRDIEKVSALIGAVKGLGLQTCATLGMLESHQAQALKDAGLDYYNHNLDTAPEYYTDVVSTRAYQDRLDTLQHVRSAGISVCCGGIVGMGEAPVHRAGLIAQLANLQPYPESVPINSLVRVPGTPLADSEPVDPFDFVRVIAVARITMPKARVRLSAGRQQMGEAVQALCFMAGANSIFYGDKLLVTGNPDVEADVQLLAKLGLNGHRTTTTEADNLHAHAQPQGVCA from the coding sequence ATGCCCTCATCCGCTACCCCCACTACCAGCCAGCCCCTGCATTTGCACCGCCGCGTTACCCCTGCTGTGGCCCAGGGCCCCTGGACGGTCGATGCTATTCAGGCACTGCTCGACAAGCCCTTGATGGACCTGCTGTTTGAAGCGCAGACCGTGCACCGCCAGCACTGGCCCGAAGGCGACATCGAGCTGGCCACGCTGCTTTCCGTCAAAACCGGTGGCTGCCCCGAAAACTGCGGCTACTGCCCGCAGTCGGCCGAGTTCGACACCGGCGTGAAGGCCGAAAAACTGATGGAGGTGGACGAAGTGGTGCGTGCCGCCCAGGCTGCCAAAGACGCGGGCGCTACCCGCTTTTGCATGGGCGCCGCCTGGCGCGCCCCCAAGGACCGCGACATTGAAAAGGTCAGCGCCCTGATTGGCGCCGTGAAAGGCCTGGGCCTGCAGACCTGCGCCACGCTGGGCATGCTCGAGTCGCACCAGGCGCAAGCGCTCAAGGACGCGGGGCTCGACTACTACAACCACAACCTGGACACTGCGCCCGAGTACTACACCGACGTGGTGAGCACCCGGGCCTACCAGGACCGGCTCGATACCCTGCAGCATGTGCGCAGCGCCGGGATCAGCGTGTGCTGCGGCGGCATTGTGGGCATGGGCGAGGCGCCGGTGCACCGTGCGGGCCTGATTGCCCAGCTGGCCAACCTGCAGCCTTACCCGGAATCGGTGCCCATCAACAGCCTGGTGCGCGTGCCTGGCACGCCGCTGGCCGACAGCGAGCCCGTGGATCCGTTTGACTTTGTGCGCGTGATTGCCGTGGCCCGCATCACCATGCCCAAGGCCCGCGTGCGCCTGTCAGCCGGGCGCCAGCAGATGGGTGAGGCGGTGCAGGCACTGTGCTTCATGGCCGGAGCCAACTCGATCTTTTATGGCGACAAGCTGCTGGTGACCGGCAACCCCGACGTGGAAGCCGATGTGCAGCTGCTGGCCAAGCTGGGCCTGAACGGCCACCGCACCACTACCACCGAAGCGGATAACCTGCATGCCCATGCGCAACCGCAAGGGGTATGCGCCTGA
- a CDS encoding carboxymuconolactone decarboxylase family protein, producing the protein MSTFDHVGLIHNINESLATFRKAQPEAMRGFAQLAQASMAEGAISAKHKELIALAIGVSQHCSGCIGFHVKALLKLGATRAELEEMLAVSVYMGGGPSLMYAAEALKAWDTMAEVHVA; encoded by the coding sequence ATGAGCACCTTTGACCATGTCGGTCTGATCCACAACATCAACGAAAGCCTGGCCACTTTCCGCAAGGCCCAGCCCGAAGCCATGCGCGGATTTGCCCAGCTGGCCCAGGCGTCCATGGCCGAAGGCGCCATCAGCGCCAAGCACAAGGAACTGATCGCCCTGGCCATTGGCGTAAGCCAGCACTGCTCGGGCTGCATCGGCTTTCATGTCAAGGCGCTGCTGAAACTGGGCGCCACCCGCGCCGAGCTCGAAGAAATGCTGGCCGTGAGCGTGTACATGGGCGGCGGGCCATCGTTGATGTACGCCGCCGAAGCCCTCAAAGCCTGGGACACCATGGCCGAGGTCCACGTCGCCTGA